The proteins below are encoded in one region of Sporosarcina sp. FSL K6-1508:
- a CDS encoding DHH family phosphoesterase: MKRQIIDTIEKYDKIIIHRHVRPDPDAYGSQSGLKELIKANYPDKQVYAVGKHEESLNFLAQQDQVDRSFYEGALVIVTDTGNTERIDGEFYTEGDLLMKIDHHPDADPYGDVKWVNTSSSSTSEMIYSLFEEGRESYGWKMTTDAARLLFAGIVGDTGRFLFPSTTVTTFNVASELINFDFDRTELFAGMYEVKRELLHLKGYMYQNFTMDDNGAAFVKLNKATLEQFGVTASDTSQLVGALGDVQGICAWVIFIEEEDQIRVRLRSKGPVINTLAAQYGGGGHPLASGASVYSWEEVEEVITKLKQLCM, from the coding sequence ATGAAAAGACAAATCATCGACACAATTGAAAAGTACGATAAAATTATTATTCATCGTCATGTAAGACCTGATCCAGATGCGTACGGATCACAATCAGGATTGAAAGAATTAATAAAAGCAAACTATCCAGATAAGCAAGTGTATGCTGTGGGCAAGCACGAAGAATCGCTTAACTTTCTAGCCCAGCAGGATCAAGTCGACCGTTCCTTTTATGAAGGAGCCCTTGTGATAGTTACTGACACAGGCAACACGGAACGGATAGACGGGGAATTTTATACAGAAGGTGATTTGCTTATGAAAATCGATCACCATCCCGATGCAGATCCTTATGGGGATGTGAAGTGGGTAAATACATCTTCAAGCTCAACGTCTGAAATGATCTATTCCTTGTTTGAAGAAGGAAGGGAATCCTATGGATGGAAAATGACTACTGACGCCGCCAGACTGCTGTTCGCCGGCATCGTTGGAGATACAGGCCGATTCCTGTTTCCGAGTACAACTGTAACTACATTTAACGTAGCAAGTGAATTGATTAATTTTGATTTTGATCGGACGGAATTATTTGCAGGCATGTATGAGGTTAAGCGGGAATTGCTTCATTTGAAAGGCTATATGTATCAAAACTTTACAATGGATGACAATGGAGCTGCTTTCGTTAAACTAAACAAAGCGACACTTGAACAGTTTGGGGTAACAGCTTCGGATACATCTCAACTTGTCGGAGCTTTGGGTGATGTACAAGGAATATGTGCATGGGTAATTTTCATTGAAGAAGAGGATCAGATTCGTGTCCGCCTGCGCTCAAAAGGCCCTGTCATCAATACGTTGGCTGCTCAATACGGAGGCGGCGGCCATCCGCTTGCCTCTGGCGCTTCAGTGTATTCGTGGGAAGAAGTGGAAGAAGTCATCACGAAATTAAAACAATTGTGTATGTAA
- a CDS encoding DNA polymerase III subunit alpha, giving the protein MTLVYPQVVTGADLLRGIIKLDHLAPLLKRRGAKSVAIVNSKLYGIRSFYKVMKKYGIRPVIGLSIFLETGDGENVLLYVYAKDDEGYRNLLKMSSAVSVRDSETLPLQWLKAYSSGCIIVCPLTDVSWDLSRNEEVFNRVINDCDKSSIIIGIGRPEGERHPEEKIIETIAEATNTLIAAVYESRYIAKEDAFAYEVAEAIRSGYKLNDPVRPKNRQKAAYIPEESELTEWFADKSEWLSNTSNILLSCDAALPPSQSLMPVFPVPAGETSPSLLEKNSMLGLQKRLGEVEEAYEDRLRYEIDVISKMGFADYFLIVEDFMRYAKENAILTGPGRGSSAGSLVAYVLGITDVDPIKYGLIFERFLNPGRVTMPDIDIDFADNRRAEVIDYVAQKYGKTSVAQIITFGTLSARSVARNVARVFDFSNEEMAYLSKEIPNRHSITLEEAVTGSKALRDWIAIDPVRSDWFKAAICLEGLPRNASTHAAGVILSPVPLVEVVPLQSGADGIYLTQWPMGDVEEQGLLKMDFLGLRNLTLLDRIRSMIAYDRGIRLDFEKIPLNDEKTFDLFKGGDMAGIFQFESDGMRDALRLIRPNQFEDIFAITALYRPGPMDNIPLYSRRKNDNEKIIYIHSQLESVLKETYGVIVYQEQIMEIAVRVAGFTMGEADLLRRAVSKKNRENLEKERIHFTQKAIENNFPEKAAVAIYDLIVKFADYGFPKSHAVAYSLISYRLAYLKANEPAYFYAALLSSMTGNNDKAMELMREAETRDVKILPPSIKHSKYMHTVENGSIRIGLGSIKGVTPTFYDAIKRARKSDGNWKSLFDMAASVGGDFFTEKAIRPLVKGGALDEFGESRAVLLASIDAAISHALFIRPNDGNDLLSEVMRSVASPKYSPGGTLPRMMLLEYEREVLGFYLSEHPAAEVKKAAGGGFHDISSIDTIADRAYVKIVGLIIEIKRIRTKKGESMAFITIQDETGNISCTLFPKQYTISSSQLTEMAIIHIEGMVERRRGKPQILVQQTKTV; this is encoded by the coding sequence TTGACACTTGTCTATCCGCAAGTAGTGACGGGCGCAGACTTACTGCGCGGAATTATCAAACTTGACCATTTAGCCCCGCTTCTGAAAAGGAGAGGGGCTAAATCTGTCGCCATCGTTAACTCGAAACTGTATGGTATTCGGTCATTTTATAAAGTTATGAAAAAATACGGAATCCGACCTGTTATTGGCTTATCGATCTTTTTGGAAACTGGTGATGGGGAAAATGTCCTTCTCTATGTCTATGCGAAAGATGATGAAGGTTATCGGAACCTATTGAAGATGAGCAGTGCTGTCTCTGTTAGGGATTCTGAGACATTACCACTTCAATGGCTGAAAGCTTACAGTTCCGGCTGTATCATTGTTTGTCCGTTGACGGACGTTTCTTGGGATTTATCAAGAAACGAAGAAGTATTCAATCGTGTCATAAATGATTGTGACAAGTCTTCGATTATCATTGGCATCGGCAGGCCGGAAGGTGAAAGACATCCTGAAGAAAAAATAATTGAAACCATTGCAGAGGCTACAAATACACTTATCGCCGCAGTCTATGAAAGCCGGTACATCGCTAAAGAAGATGCATTTGCATATGAAGTGGCAGAAGCGATTCGAAGTGGGTATAAGCTAAATGACCCAGTGAGACCTAAGAATAGACAAAAAGCTGCGTATATCCCTGAGGAGAGTGAGCTGACTGAATGGTTTGCGGATAAATCTGAATGGCTTTCGAATACTTCAAATATCCTCTTATCGTGCGATGCGGCATTACCTCCAAGTCAATCGCTTATGCCTGTTTTCCCAGTGCCGGCAGGAGAAACGTCACCATCATTGTTGGAGAAGAATAGCATGCTGGGATTGCAAAAACGTCTGGGGGAAGTGGAAGAAGCATATGAAGATCGTCTCCGTTACGAGATTGATGTCATTAGTAAGATGGGCTTTGCCGACTACTTTCTTATCGTTGAGGATTTTATGCGCTACGCCAAAGAAAATGCTATTCTGACTGGTCCAGGGCGGGGCTCTTCCGCAGGTTCTCTTGTTGCTTATGTGCTTGGTATAACAGATGTCGACCCGATTAAATACGGTCTAATTTTTGAACGGTTCCTTAATCCGGGACGTGTGACAATGCCCGATATCGATATCGACTTCGCGGATAATCGGCGTGCAGAAGTGATTGACTATGTCGCACAGAAATATGGGAAGACAAGTGTTGCACAAATCATCACATTTGGTACGCTATCCGCAAGGTCAGTCGCTCGAAACGTTGCACGTGTTTTCGATTTTTCGAATGAAGAAATGGCTTATTTATCAAAAGAAATTCCAAATAGACACTCGATTACCCTCGAAGAGGCAGTGACAGGATCGAAGGCGCTGCGAGATTGGATTGCAATTGATCCTGTGCGAAGCGATTGGTTCAAAGCTGCAATTTGTCTAGAAGGATTGCCCCGTAATGCATCGACACATGCTGCCGGTGTAATTTTATCTCCCGTTCCTTTGGTCGAGGTGGTACCGCTTCAAAGTGGCGCGGATGGAATTTATCTTACACAATGGCCGATGGGAGATGTTGAGGAACAAGGTTTATTGAAAATGGACTTTCTGGGCCTGCGGAACTTGACTTTACTAGATCGGATCAGGTCAATGATTGCTTATGATAGAGGAATTCGTTTGGATTTTGAAAAGATTCCACTGAACGATGAAAAGACATTTGACCTTTTCAAAGGGGGAGATATGGCGGGAATCTTTCAGTTTGAATCGGATGGAATGAGAGATGCCCTTCGTTTGATTCGCCCGAATCAATTCGAGGATATCTTCGCTATCACTGCACTTTATAGGCCAGGACCGATGGACAATATTCCGCTTTATAGCCGGCGGAAAAATGATAACGAGAAAATCATCTATATACATTCGCAACTCGAATCGGTTTTAAAAGAAACATATGGTGTTATCGTCTACCAAGAACAAATTATGGAGATCGCAGTCCGCGTAGCGGGGTTCACAATGGGGGAAGCGGATTTGTTAAGACGCGCCGTCAGTAAGAAGAATCGCGAAAATCTAGAAAAAGAGCGAATTCATTTCACGCAAAAAGCCATCGAAAACAACTTTCCTGAAAAGGCTGCTGTTGCAATCTATGATCTCATTGTAAAATTTGCAGACTACGGATTTCCCAAAAGTCATGCTGTCGCCTATTCACTTATTTCATATAGGCTTGCCTATTTAAAAGCGAATGAGCCAGCATATTTTTACGCGGCACTTCTGTCATCAATGACTGGCAACAACGATAAGGCGATGGAGCTGATGCGTGAAGCCGAGACTAGGGACGTTAAGATCCTGCCGCCGTCCATTAAACACAGTAAATATATGCACACAGTCGAGAACGGTTCAATCCGGATTGGACTTGGTTCTATCAAAGGCGTGACACCAACTTTTTATGACGCGATTAAGCGTGCAAGGAAGTCGGACGGTAACTGGAAGAGTTTATTTGATATGGCGGCATCCGTAGGAGGAGACTTTTTTACGGAGAAAGCCATTCGTCCTCTTGTAAAAGGAGGGGCACTTGATGAATTTGGTGAGTCAAGAGCTGTCCTGCTTGCTTCAATTGACGCAGCAATTTCCCATGCATTATTCATCCGCCCTAATGATGGCAACGATTTGCTAAGTGAAGTGATGCGCTCGGTTGCAAGTCCGAAGTATTCTCCAGGTGGTACGTTGCCGCGTATGATGCTGCTCGAATATGAAAGAGAAGTACTCGGTTTCTATCTTTCAGAACACCCTGCAGCTGAAGTGAAAAAAGCGGCAGGCGGAGGGTTCCATGATATTTCTTCAATTGACACAATAGCGGACCGCGCGTATGTGAAAATTGTAGGCCTTATTATTGAAATCAAACGAATTAGAACGAAAAAAGGGGAATCGATGGCTTTCATTACGATTCAAGATGAGACGGGAAATATATCTTGTACGTTATTCCCGAAACAATATACGATTTCAAGTAGTCAACTTACCGAAATGGCAATAATTCATATTGAAGGGATGGTGGAGCGTCGCAGAGGAAAGCCACAAATACTTGTTCAACAAACAAAAACTGTATGA
- a CDS encoding FadR/GntR family transcriptional regulator: protein MQNPKPSSKMFLGIVGQLRSIIKEEGIETGGKLPSERELAERLQAGRSTIREALRSLELLGLIETRRGEGTFLTDFKKHQLVEVLAAFIMQQPDSVIDVQETRRIHETAAILAVCKDSTLRGLPVWESLLTKIDQDGEILREDIIREMIVATGNRLSLKIWFLLKQYSKVPFEEMSKADENDIVKILLHNLCAGNVLTTLEAYSEWIELVEGERGDNEK, encoded by the coding sequence ATGCAAAATCCAAAACCGTCGTCGAAAATGTTTCTCGGTATTGTCGGTCAACTTAGATCGATAATTAAAGAAGAAGGCATTGAAACCGGTGGCAAGCTACCTTCCGAGCGCGAGTTGGCAGAGCGTTTGCAGGCAGGAAGATCTACAATTCGCGAGGCGTTACGAAGTTTGGAACTGCTCGGACTTATCGAAACCCGACGTGGAGAAGGGACGTTTCTTACAGATTTCAAGAAGCATCAGCTTGTTGAAGTCCTCGCTGCATTCATCATGCAACAGCCGGATTCCGTCATTGATGTCCAGGAAACAAGGCGAATTCATGAAACGGCGGCAATCCTTGCTGTATGCAAGGACAGTACGTTACGGGGGCTACCGGTGTGGGAAAGCTTACTTACGAAAATCGACCAGGATGGGGAAATCTTACGAGAAGATATTATCCGTGAAATGATTGTTGCGACAGGGAATAGACTGTCGCTGAAAATCTGGTTTTTATTAAAACAATATAGTAAAGTGCCATTCGAAGAAATGTCAAAAGCAGATGAAAACGATATCGTGAAAATATTGCTTCATAACTTGTGTGCTGGCAATGTATTAACAACGTTGGAAGCTTATTCTGAATGGATTGAACTAGTTGAAGGTGAAAGAGGGGACAATGAAAAATGA
- the accD gene encoding acetyl-CoA carboxylase, carboxyltransferase subunit beta, protein MIRDIFMKNRKKHTTTIPSVDAKNDVPEGIMTKCPECKNIILTKDLMKVMKVCPKCDHHLKMTAAERVACLFDDESFESMDDHLKTENPLKFPAYTEKVEADAERTGLNEAVLTGVGKIDGQEIAVAIMDAHFRMGSMGSVVGEKITRAIEKATALGIPMIIFSASGGARMQEGVLSLMQMAKTSVALKRHASEGLLYISVMTYPTTGGVSASFASVGDINIAEPKALIGFAGRRVIEQTVREKLPDDFQTAEFLLDHGQLDAVVHRAEMKETLSKIVRLHVKGAN, encoded by the coding sequence ATGATCCGCGATATATTTATGAAAAACAGAAAAAAGCATACGACGACGATTCCTTCTGTTGATGCAAAAAACGATGTACCCGAGGGAATAATGACGAAATGTCCAGAATGTAAAAATATCATTTTAACAAAAGACTTAATGAAAGTAATGAAAGTCTGTCCGAAATGTGATCATCATTTGAAGATGACGGCAGCTGAACGGGTTGCATGTCTATTTGACGATGAATCATTTGAATCCATGGATGATCATTTAAAGACAGAAAATCCGCTTAAGTTTCCGGCTTATACAGAAAAGGTTGAGGCAGATGCAGAAAGGACAGGCTTGAATGAGGCTGTTTTAACTGGAGTTGGTAAAATTGATGGGCAAGAAATTGCGGTTGCCATTATGGATGCCCACTTCCGTATGGGCTCTATGGGATCAGTTGTTGGTGAAAAGATTACCCGTGCAATTGAAAAAGCAACTGCACTTGGCATTCCAATGATTATCTTTTCAGCGAGCGGTGGCGCTCGTATGCAGGAAGGCGTATTATCACTTATGCAGATGGCTAAAACTAGTGTCGCGCTCAAACGTCACGCTAGTGAAGGGCTGCTTTATATATCCGTTATGACCTATCCGACAACAGGCGGAGTGTCGGCAAGTTTTGCATCAGTCGGTGATATTAATATTGCAGAACCGAAAGCACTTATCGGGTTTGCGGGTAGGCGTGTTATCGAACAAACTGTCAGAGAAAAATTACCGGATGATTTTCAGACTGCCGAATTCCTACTGGATCACGGACAATTGGACGCAGTCGTTCACCGTGCTGAAATGAAAGAAACCTTATCCAAGATTGTTCGACTTCACGTGAAGGGGGCTAACTGA
- the accA gene encoding acetyl-CoA carboxylase carboxyl transferase subunit alpha has product MSKTLKFEEPIVKLREKIAELEEFTANNSVDLSDEIGTLKMRLKKLEEEIYGNMEPWDRVQVARHPERPTTIDYIDMLFKDFMQLHGDRAYGDDAAIVGGIASFESIPVTVIGHQRGKDTKENVKRNFGMPHPEGYRKALRLMNQAEKFGRPIICFIDTKGAFPGKAAEERGQSEAIARNLVEMAGLTVPVISIVIGEGGSGGALALGVANHIHMLEHSTYSVISPEGAATILWKDSSLAKQAAEAMKITAPHLKEMGIIDDIIPEVQGGAHRDAKAQAVSIGNSIRTSLDELTTLDGNGLIDHRYEKFRRIGVFSE; this is encoded by the coding sequence ATGAGCAAGACGTTGAAATTCGAAGAACCGATCGTCAAGCTACGTGAGAAAATTGCCGAGCTTGAAGAGTTCACGGCAAACAACTCAGTTGACCTTTCTGATGAAATTGGAACATTAAAAATGCGTTTGAAAAAATTAGAAGAAGAGATCTACGGAAATATGGAACCATGGGACCGGGTTCAAGTGGCAAGACACCCCGAACGCCCGACCACGATTGATTATATCGATATGCTGTTTAAAGACTTCATGCAGTTACACGGGGACCGGGCTTATGGTGATGATGCAGCAATCGTTGGCGGAATCGCTTCATTTGAATCGATACCAGTAACGGTTATCGGACATCAGCGTGGAAAAGATACAAAAGAAAACGTTAAGCGCAATTTCGGAATGCCACATCCTGAAGGATACAGGAAAGCGCTTCGCCTCATGAATCAGGCTGAAAAATTTGGCAGACCGATCATTTGCTTTATCGATACAAAAGGAGCTTTTCCTGGCAAGGCGGCTGAAGAACGCGGACAAAGTGAAGCGATAGCACGTAATTTAGTTGAAATGGCTGGCTTGACTGTTCCGGTTATCTCAATCGTCATCGGTGAAGGCGGCAGTGGCGGAGCGCTGGCTCTGGGAGTAGCAAACCATATTCATATGCTTGAGCACTCAACTTATTCTGTCATTTCGCCCGAGGGCGCTGCAACAATCCTGTGGAAAGATTCCAGTCTTGCCAAACAAGCTGCGGAGGCGATGAAAATCACAGCCCCGCATTTAAAAGAGATGGGAATTATCGATGATATTATCCCGGAAGTGCAGGGTGGTGCGCATCGTGATGCAAAAGCGCAAGCCGTCAGTATTGGGAATTCAATTCGAACTTCGTTGGATGAATTAACGACACTGGATGGAAACGGTCTTATTGACCATCGTTATGAAAAGTTCCGCCGAATTGGTGTTTTTTCTGAATAA
- the pfkA gene encoding 6-phosphofructokinase produces MKKIAVLTSGGDAPGMNAAVRAVVRKAIYEGLEVAGIFNGYQGLIEGKIELLQLGSVGDIIQRGGTILRSARSSEFRTPEGRDKALRQLKLNGIEGLVVIGGDGSFRGAYELTALGLPCVCVPATIDNDINGTEFTIGFDTALNTVIDAIDKIRDTATSHERTFIIEVMGRDAGDLALWAGLAGGAETILIPEEKYEVPAIIDRLKSGTGRGKKHSIIVVAEGVMSAAELAEILRCEADIETRISVLGHIQRGGSPSARDRVIASQYGAKAVEVLKEGRGGIAIGMRNHVVVDYNLKDVFEQSDGFDVEMYKLSKELSI; encoded by the coding sequence ATGAAGAAAATTGCTGTGTTGACGAGTGGAGGAGACGCGCCGGGCATGAATGCCGCAGTCCGAGCAGTTGTTCGAAAAGCAATTTACGAAGGGCTCGAAGTTGCGGGCATTTTTAATGGTTATCAAGGGTTAATCGAAGGGAAAATTGAACTTCTGCAACTCGGTTCAGTAGGTGATATCATACAACGGGGCGGGACGATATTACGCTCAGCACGCAGTTCTGAATTCCGGACACCTGAAGGCCGTGACAAAGCACTGCGTCAACTGAAGTTGAACGGTATCGAAGGACTAGTTGTCATCGGCGGTGATGGTTCGTTCAGGGGCGCTTACGAATTAACTGCCCTCGGTTTGCCGTGTGTCTGCGTTCCAGCCACTATAGATAATGACATCAATGGCACTGAATTCACGATTGGTTTTGATACAGCATTGAACACCGTGATTGATGCAATTGATAAAATTCGTGATACGGCTACATCCCACGAACGCACTTTTATTATTGAAGTAATGGGACGCGATGCAGGCGACCTTGCACTATGGGCAGGTCTTGCAGGGGGCGCTGAAACGATCCTTATTCCAGAAGAAAAATATGAAGTGCCTGCAATTATTGATAGGCTGAAGAGCGGTACAGGACGCGGTAAGAAACATAGTATTATCGTTGTTGCCGAAGGGGTTATGTCCGCCGCGGAGCTTGCTGAAATACTCAGATGTGAAGCGGATATTGAAACACGTATATCGGTATTGGGTCATATTCAGCGGGGCGGATCTCCTTCTGCACGTGACCGGGTCATTGCAAGCCAGTATGGAGCAAAAGCTGTAGAAGTACTGAAAGAAGGCCGCGGAGGCATTGCAATTGGCATGCGAAATCATGTGGTGGTAGACTATAATTTAAAGGACGTTTTCGAACAATCGGATGGTTTTGATGTAGAGATGTACAAGCTGTCCAAGGAATTGTCTATTTAA
- the pyk gene encoding pyruvate kinase — translation MRKTKIVCTIGPASESPELLEQLIEAGMNVARLNFSHGNHAEHKARIDAIRRVAREKGKVVGILLDTKGPEIRTHSMKNGQVDLVTGQKIDISMTEVEGDNDVFSVSYDKLLEDVEKGSVILLDDGLIQLEVTGKDKEQGLIHTLVINSGVLKNNKGVNVPGVSVQLPGMTEKDAQDILFGVKEGVDFIAASFVRRASDVMEIRALLEKNDGSHLQIIPKIENQEGVDNIDEILNVSDGLMVARGDLGVEIPPEEVPLVQKNLIEKCNQAGKPVITATQMLDSMQRNPRPTRAEASDVANAILDGSDAIMLSGETAAGLYPVESVQTMDRIACTTEAAIDYRSVVSTRRREKHGNMTEAIGQAAAYTAINLKVKAILAPTESGHTAKMIAKYRPGCSVIAVTSSETCSRKLSLVWGVYPIVGEKVTSIDGILQETVEQSVKHQYVGHGDVVIITAGVPVGEAGTTNLMKIHVIGDLLARGQGIGKNVAYGRTVVAKNATEALAYDTEGAILVTNASDRDMMPAIEKCAGLITEEGGLTSHGAIVGLSLGIPVIVGVKDATKLIRHGNEVTMDAESGVIYNGHASVL, via the coding sequence ATGAGAAAAACGAAAATAGTATGTACGATTGGTCCTGCAAGTGAATCACCAGAATTATTGGAACAACTCATTGAAGCGGGTATGAACGTAGCGAGGCTGAATTTTTCACATGGTAATCATGCAGAACATAAAGCTCGCATTGATGCCATTAGAAGAGTTGCACGGGAAAAAGGCAAAGTTGTTGGAATACTGCTTGATACAAAAGGTCCTGAAATTCGCACTCATTCCATGAAAAACGGACAAGTCGATCTCGTAACTGGACAGAAAATCGATATTTCCATGACGGAAGTCGAAGGGGATAATGATGTATTTTCAGTTAGTTACGATAAACTACTTGAAGATGTCGAAAAAGGGTCTGTCATTCTGTTGGATGATGGTCTTATCCAATTAGAAGTGACAGGTAAGGATAAGGAACAAGGGCTGATCCATACACTTGTCATTAATTCGGGTGTTTTAAAAAATAATAAAGGGGTTAACGTTCCAGGTGTTTCGGTACAACTTCCAGGAATGACAGAGAAAGACGCTCAAGATATTTTGTTCGGCGTTAAAGAAGGTGTCGATTTCATAGCTGCCTCATTCGTACGGCGGGCCTCCGATGTCATGGAAATACGCGCCCTCCTCGAGAAGAACGATGGATCACACTTGCAAATTATCCCGAAAATAGAAAATCAGGAGGGTGTAGACAACATCGATGAAATCCTGAATGTTTCGGACGGTCTAATGGTTGCACGCGGCGACCTCGGCGTAGAAATTCCTCCTGAAGAAGTACCTCTCGTTCAGAAGAATTTAATTGAAAAATGTAATCAAGCGGGTAAACCGGTGATCACGGCAACACAAATGCTCGATTCTATGCAACGTAACCCGCGGCCCACACGTGCGGAAGCGAGTGATGTGGCGAATGCAATTTTAGACGGTTCTGATGCAATTATGCTATCAGGTGAGACAGCGGCAGGACTTTATCCAGTCGAATCCGTCCAGACGATGGATCGGATTGCGTGCACGACGGAAGCAGCAATTGATTATCGTTCTGTCGTTTCAACGCGCAGACGTGAAAAACACGGCAATATGACAGAAGCGATTGGACAAGCAGCAGCATACACGGCAATTAACTTGAAAGTGAAAGCTATACTTGCGCCGACTGAAAGCGGACATACAGCCAAAATGATTGCTAAATATCGTCCAGGATGCTCTGTCATCGCTGTTACGTCATCTGAAACTTGTTCAAGAAAGCTATCTCTCGTGTGGGGCGTTTACCCAATCGTTGGAGAAAAAGTGACATCTATTGATGGGATTTTGCAGGAGACTGTAGAACAGAGTGTCAAACATCAGTATGTTGGACACGGTGATGTCGTCATCATTACTGCTGGTGTACCGGTTGGTGAAGCAGGAACAACGAATTTAATGAAAATTCATGTTATCGGCGATTTGCTTGCACGCGGCCAAGGGATTGGCAAAAATGTAGCTTACGGTCGAACTGTTGTAGCCAAGAATGCAACTGAGGCATTGGCCTATGACACAGAGGGGGCAATCCTGGTAACAAACGCATCTGATCGTGACATGATGCCTGCGATTGAAAAATGTGCTGGACTTATCACTGAAGAAGGCGGATTGACAAGCCATGGTGCTATTGTCGGACTTAGTCTAGGTATACCTGTTATCGTCGGTGTGAAGGATGCTACTAAACTGATCCGACATGGCAATGAAGTGACGATGGATGCTGAATCAGGTGTTATCTATAACGGACACGCTAGCGTGTTGTAA
- a CDS encoding FxsA family protein, with product MKWIILAFVLVPTAELGLLIYSGKTIGLLPTIAIILVTGLGGAYLAKRQGMKAWTELRTRMAVMETPGDALIDSFCILLGGILLILPGFITDIVGFLLLFKGPRNLIRPFIQKWIYNKMKNGQIVIR from the coding sequence ATGAAATGGATTATACTTGCTTTTGTCTTAGTCCCAACAGCAGAACTAGGTTTGCTGATTTATTCAGGGAAAACAATAGGACTTCTCCCTACAATAGCGATTATCCTTGTTACTGGTCTGGGCGGGGCTTATCTAGCCAAACGCCAAGGGATGAAAGCATGGACGGAATTAAGGACGCGTATGGCTGTTATGGAGACTCCAGGGGATGCCCTTATCGACAGTTTCTGTATTCTCTTAGGAGGAATCCTGCTAATATTGCCCGGGTTTATTACTGATATTGTCGGCTTTTTATTGCTCTTTAAAGGTCCGAGAAATTTAATCAGGCCTTTCATCCAGAAATGGATCTATAATAAAATGAAAAATGGACAAATTGTTATCCGGTAA
- a CDS encoding AI-2E family transporter, with protein MPENHNRQQVFHSIFMKWLPAVLTGIILFTVPPAAIAVIIAYFTAPILSSVRSMTKLPLTIATLLVMTLMLFLMSAFTFIALHGLIDTVPTVERHIAPFTQNTDIPSKLFTFLEDKVVEYGHALLEYTLTIISTVFQQLFGWFIFLVAYFFALRESGKNRYWFLVYFPVTIRQPAKRMFTKSGQLIGTFVSVEARLFLLTFLIITIGFFLLRFDSPIGNAFLISLADSLPFLGIGLFLLPMAAFFLYTSNLYVGVSLILLYLFTMTTRQMAESYMWASTFQLKPIHAFFITASSFYLFGLPGILLTPFLLFAALKIRQHPLFTG; from the coding sequence ATGCCAGAGAATCATAACAGGCAACAAGTTTTTCATTCGATTTTCATGAAATGGTTGCCTGCCGTTTTGACGGGTATTATCCTGTTCACTGTTCCCCCAGCGGCAATCGCTGTCATTATTGCCTACTTCACTGCACCTATCTTATCATCCGTCCGCTCAATGACCAAGCTTCCACTAACAATTGCAACGCTATTGGTTATGACACTTATGCTCTTTTTAATGAGTGCGTTCACATTTATCGCGCTACACGGACTGATTGACACCGTTCCAACTGTCGAACGCCATATAGCGCCATTTACACAGAACACCGATATCCCAAGTAAACTGTTCACTTTCTTGGAAGATAAAGTCGTTGAATATGGACATGCACTTTTAGAATACACCTTAACGATAATCAGCACTGTATTTCAACAGTTATTCGGCTGGTTCATTTTCCTCGTTGCTTACTTTTTCGCCTTACGGGAATCCGGTAAAAACCGGTACTGGTTTCTGGTGTATTTCCCTGTTACAATACGGCAGCCCGCGAAGAGGATGTTTACAAAGTCTGGCCAGCTTATCGGCACCTTCGTTTCAGTTGAAGCACGCTTATTTCTTTTAACATTCTTGATTATTACAATAGGGTTCTTCCTTCTACGATTCGATTCGCCAATCGGCAACGCTTTTCTTATCTCTCTTGCAGACAGCCTTCCATTTCTCGGAATTGGCTTATTCCTTCTACCTATGGCCGCTTTCTTTTTATATACAAGCAACCTGTACGTTGGAGTTTCACTTATATTGCTTTACCTTTTCACTATGACAACACGACAAATGGCTGAATCATATATGTGGGCATCCACTTTCCAATTAAAACCGATCCATGCTTTTTTCATAACAGCTTCTTCCTTTTATCTATTCGGATTACCTGGTATTTTACTGACGCCATTCCTTCTTTTTGCCGCCTTGAAAATAAGACAGCACCCTTTGTTTACCGGATAA